A portion of the candidate division WOR-1 bacterium RIFOXYB2_FULL_36_35 genome contains these proteins:
- a CDS encoding TspO protein: protein MNIAKSIKLLVAVSVCLLAGFVGSIFTTPAISTWYITLNKPALNPPNWIFAPVWTTLFILMGISLFLVLQEDMKKIETKIAIGFFAGQLILNILWSILFFGFHSPLAGLIEIGFLWIAILFTIISFWRVSKVSAILLLPYLFWVSFASILNFLIWELN from the coding sequence ATGAATATTGCTAAATCAATAAAACTATTAGTTGCCGTTTCCGTTTGTCTTCTTGCGGGTTTTGTGGGTTCAATTTTTACAACCCCGGCAATTTCGACATGGTACATTACCTTAAATAAGCCTGCGTTAAACCCTCCAAACTGGATTTTTGCCCCTGTCTGGACAACCCTTTTTATTTTGATGGGAATTTCGTTGTTCCTTGTTTTACAGGAAGATATGAAAAAAATAGAAACCAAAATAGCCATTGGGTTCTTTGCAGGTCAATTAATCTTAAATATTTTATGGTCAATTTTATTTTTTGGGTTTCATTCTCCTCTTGCAGGATTAATAGAAATCGGCTTTCTTTGGATTGCAATCCTATTTACAATCATCAGTTTTTGGAGAGTTTCGAAAGTTAGCGCAATCCTTCTTTTGCCTTATCTTTTTTGGGTAAGCTTTGCTTCGATCCTTAATTTTTTAATATGGGAGCTTAATTAA
- a CDS encoding transposase has translation MKYNPGVHHRRSIRLKNYDYSRPGFYFVTICTKNRECLFGEIENGEIKLTQFGEIARNTWEWLEKQYYYVVLDTFVIMPNHLHGVLIIDDHRRRDGSRTIPTTRTIPTTRTIPTTMTIPTMNNPEKRKPLGRLIGAFKTVSTKYINLLRNTPTQQIWQHNYYEHIIRNNQSLKRIRNYIVNNPMNWKFK, from the coding sequence ATGAAATACAATCCAGGGGTACATCATCGACGATCAATTCGATTGAAAAATTATGATTATTCAAGGCCTGGATTTTATTTTGTTACCATTTGCACAAAAAATCGGGAATGTTTATTTGGTGAAATTGAAAATGGGGAAATAAAATTAACCCAATTTGGTGAAATTGCACGCAATACATGGGAATGGTTGGAAAAACAATATTATTATGTTGTATTGGATACATTTGTAATTATGCCAAACCATTTGCATGGTGTGTTAATTATCGACGACCATCGTCGTAGGGATGGTTCGCGAACCATCCCTACGACGCGAACCATCCCTACGACGCGAACCATCCCTACGACGATGACCATCCCTACGATGAATAATCCTGAAAAACGTAAACCATTGGGGCGGTTGATTGGGGCATTTAAAACCGTATCAACAAAATATATTAATCTATTGCGAAATACCCCGACCCAACAAATTTGGCAACATAATTATTATGAACATATTATCCGCAACAACCAATCATTAAAACGGATACGAAATTATATTGTAAATAATCCAATGAATTGGAAATTTAAATAA